Proteins encoded by one window of Salmonirosea aquatica:
- a CDS encoding CHAT domain-containing protein, translated as MKTGRTSQLPQTQPSFRGLDTETVAKTDATFDLSPDSVEKVLLGLRTSPDSFVPGQSPIIVSVSNGHLKYARYPLLIGHFDRDGILSAEKAVEQSLNGELSRRIQLGLYPGPIGSNTYLETKNLGGLKGVIVVGLGRQGGLNEFLLMNTIELGVSNYLVNLIGKSSGTTTEPAMKPKTIGISALLVGSGYGGLSIEGAVRAILQAIQNANQKVLATYRETGRVIEAVEFIELYTDRALACVKAVSVLEKEENKVLSIKRTGNSIRLLPGRRGRLPVEDTQDWWTRINVQPYDDPENLDRRRQGLKFAVATDAARIEEASLTTDSRDLFRILDAVSVKDEWTPRLAKVIFEMLIPNDFKQQVKRQNNISWQLDSLTAAFPWELLQDSTTNAKPLSVNAGMIRQLATPNFRRVINSVIDKSALVIADPNLEGYFGQLPGARSEGGKIAARLKADGYDLVHSSHQKSAEIRIELLGQDYKIIHLAGHGAFEFGPDKKTGMLIGRDSFLTPDDIRQMSGVPELVFVNCCYLGQMAAISNEDQPKPYRLAANIGTRLIEIGVKAVVVAGWAVSDATALEFAEKFYDCLFSGDTFGESVKRARQAIFDNHGTRNNTWGAYQCYGDPFYRLTSQAHIQSYEYTFIIPEEAEIELGNMLNQLDTGSYEVEVFQKKMKGIALGMERTKISSGKITELQALLYSGMGMYQEAIGMFGKLGTLENPVFSFSAWEKYCSVRAKFAVQKFKQDPGQRDKCLEEIQLAAEEINALNRLGCTNERLNLLGSTYKRLGLISNSTEKTKAYETSAGYYRQATDKPDNGNRYYSLSNWLAIENALVQAGPRKWGEAIESFSTLNNLPKRAKAAIAQVKQELEQQLKKEREEASFWDCIAEANLRLVLMLLGDIETPYSAVKETYEEVWKFTGHKGNRLGELEHLDFLIDLYGLIEGEKGKKVLDLVVRLRRELEAIG; from the coding sequence TTGAAAACGGGAAGAACCAGTCAGCTGCCACAAACTCAGCCCAGTTTCCGTGGACTGGATACCGAAACGGTCGCAAAGACCGATGCCACCTTCGACCTGTCGCCCGACAGCGTAGAGAAAGTGCTGCTGGGGCTGCGCACTTCACCCGATAGTTTCGTCCCGGGCCAGTCGCCCATCATCGTTTCGGTCAGCAACGGTCACCTCAAATACGCCCGGTACCCGCTCCTGATCGGGCATTTCGACCGGGACGGCATCCTATCGGCCGAAAAAGCCGTTGAGCAGTCCCTTAACGGGGAGTTGAGCAGACGCATACAACTCGGGCTGTACCCAGGGCCGATCGGCAGCAACACCTATTTGGAAACCAAGAATCTGGGCGGGCTCAAAGGGGTGATTGTGGTAGGTCTGGGCCGACAGGGTGGGCTCAATGAATTCCTGCTGATGAACACCATAGAGCTGGGCGTATCCAACTACCTGGTAAATCTGATTGGCAAATCTTCCGGTACAACGACTGAACCGGCAATGAAACCGAAAACGATCGGCATTTCGGCGCTACTGGTGGGCTCCGGGTACGGAGGGCTGAGCATCGAGGGGGCGGTACGCGCCATCCTGCAGGCGATTCAGAACGCCAATCAGAAAGTGCTCGCCACCTACCGGGAAACTGGAAGGGTGATCGAGGCCGTCGAATTCATCGAGCTCTACACGGACCGGGCCCTGGCCTGCGTGAAGGCCGTGAGCGTACTCGAAAAAGAGGAGAACAAGGTCTTGAGCATAAAACGGACCGGAAACAGTATCAGGTTACTGCCCGGCCGTCGCGGACGGCTTCCGGTGGAAGATACCCAGGACTGGTGGACGCGAATCAATGTCCAGCCCTACGATGATCCCGAAAATCTGGACAGAAGACGGCAGGGTTTGAAATTTGCAGTTGCCACTGATGCCGCCCGCATAGAAGAGGCCAGCCTCACCACCGACAGCCGCGATCTGTTCAGGATACTGGATGCCGTCTCGGTCAAGGATGAATGGACGCCCAGGCTAGCCAAGGTCATTTTCGAGATGCTCATTCCCAACGACTTCAAGCAGCAGGTAAAAAGACAAAACAACATAAGCTGGCAACTGGACTCCTTGACTGCGGCCTTTCCCTGGGAGCTCCTGCAGGACAGCACCACCAATGCAAAACCATTGAGTGTGAACGCCGGGATGATCCGCCAACTGGCCACACCCAACTTCCGCCGGGTTATCAACTCGGTCATTGACAAAAGCGCCCTGGTTATTGCCGACCCCAACCTGGAGGGCTATTTCGGACAACTGCCCGGAGCCCGGAGCGAGGGAGGGAAAATTGCGGCGCGTCTGAAGGCGGATGGGTACGACCTGGTCCACTCGTCCCATCAGAAATCAGCGGAGATACGGATAGAACTTCTGGGCCAGGACTACAAAATCATCCACCTGGCCGGTCACGGGGCCTTTGAATTTGGGCCGGACAAAAAAACCGGCATGCTCATCGGCAGGGACTCCTTCCTGACGCCGGACGACATCAGGCAAATGAGCGGGGTGCCCGAACTGGTATTTGTCAACTGCTGCTACCTGGGACAAATGGCTGCCATTTCGAATGAGGACCAACCGAAACCTTACCGGCTAGCCGCTAACATCGGTACCCGGCTGATCGAAATCGGGGTAAAGGCGGTGGTGGTGGCCGGCTGGGCGGTCAGCGACGCGACGGCCCTGGAATTTGCCGAAAAATTTTATGACTGCCTGTTCTCCGGAGATACTTTCGGCGAGTCGGTCAAAAGAGCCCGTCAGGCCATTTTTGACAACCATGGCACCCGCAACAACACCTGGGGGGCCTACCAGTGCTACGGCGATCCGTTTTACAGATTGACAAGCCAGGCCCATATTCAGAGCTATGAGTACACCTTCATTATTCCCGAAGAAGCTGAAATCGAACTGGGCAATATGCTGAATCAACTGGATACGGGCAGCTATGAGGTGGAGGTTTTTCAAAAGAAGATGAAAGGCATCGCCCTGGGCATGGAACGGACCAAGATCAGCAGTGGCAAAATCACCGAGCTGCAGGCGTTGCTTTACTCGGGGATGGGGATGTACCAGGAGGCCATCGGGATGTTCGGGAAACTGGGTACTCTCGAAAACCCTGTTTTCTCTTTCTCCGCCTGGGAAAAGTATTGCAGCGTTCGCGCCAAGTTTGCCGTACAAAAATTCAAGCAAGACCCGGGACAACGGGACAAGTGCCTGGAGGAAATCCAGCTGGCGGCGGAAGAGATCAATGCCTTGAACCGATTGGGCTGTACCAATGAGCGTCTAAATTTGCTGGGTAGCACCTATAAGCGCCTGGGCCTAATCAGCAACAGCACTGAAAAAACGAAAGCCTACGAAACCTCGGCCGGGTATTACCGGCAAGCCACCGACAAACCGGACAATGGCAACCGCTATTACTCGCTGTCCAACTGGCTGGCCATCGAGAATGCCCTGGTACAGGCAGGTCCCCGAAAATGGGGGGAGGCCATCGAATCGTTTTCAACCCTCAACAATCTCCCAAAAAGGGCCAAGGCCGCAATCGCTCAGGTTAAACAAGAGCTTGAACAGCAGTTGAAAAAAGAGCGGGAGGAGGCCAGTTTTTGGGATTGCATCGCCGAAGCCAATCTCCGGCTGGTCCTCATGCTGTTGGGTGACATAGAAACCCCGTACAGCGCGGTCAAGGAAACCTACGAGGAGGTCTGGAAATTCACAGGCCACAAGGGCAATCGGCTGGGAGAGCTGGAACACCTGGATTTTCTGATCGACTTGTATGGACTGATAGAAGGGGAAAAGGGAAAGAAGGTGCTGGATTTGGTTGTGCGGCTGAGGCGTGAACTGGAGGCGATTGGGTGA
- a CDS encoding TIR domain-containing protein: MPKKTFISFKSEDILKVWALRGLSHFQNVAFEMDDVSLRESVDSKEEAYIKSVIRPKIKSCDVCLCLIGENTFRSRKWVPWEVRLASEEGKTILAMRLKDMNTAITPAVLSNLGIIPFDWDIEKLFVQIGR, from the coding sequence ATGCCAAAAAAAACATTTATTTCCTTCAAAAGTGAAGACATACTTAAAGTTTGGGCTCTCAGAGGTTTATCTCATTTTCAGAATGTTGCCTTTGAAATGGATGACGTTTCTTTGAGAGAGTCAGTTGATAGTAAAGAGGAAGCTTACATTAAAAGTGTAATTCGTCCAAAAATTAAATCATGTGACGTTTGTTTGTGCCTAATCGGAGAAAATACTTTTCGAAGTAGAAAGTGGGTACCTTGGGAAGTTCGATTAGCCTCAGAAGAAGGCAAAACAATTTTGGCCATGAGGCTAAAAGACATGAACACCGCTATAACTCCGGCAGTTCTGAGCAATCTGGGTATTATTCCCTTTGATTGGGATATTGAAAAGCTTTTTGTACAAATTGGTAGATGA
- a CDS encoding TIR domain-containing protein, which translates to MGFLETGAKLEKEEKYVVNKYALLIGTETFNDPAISNLGGVLKDVEKFSTILRDSELSSFEVTSLTNPLLIDARRAISDVCIKAMKDDIVFFYYSGKGVLGADKSFYLLFTDSEYKFQDATCMESEFVLSQFRKSECETFIIVIDTCHSGAFFNNNRGLPKSLVALTAGDENQMAMETEEGGVFTNTIIKGLKSDYIDANRDGKITFSELFDYITQQQSKSTESSYEGSPKKWEWNVDKDLVLFDSPRSVFISYQRQQSDLVEKISQSLIKSGISTFVDTKKIRTGDIWKELLERSIKNARAFIIVLDKEILNSEVADWELETAHKHGVPILPLAVEKVTIPALFQKMYGHYNRMDFDIDKYEYSITTVIEHIKALRVRQPEEVAEDKIADGTR; encoded by the coding sequence ATGGGATTTTTGGAAACAGGAGCTAAGCTTGAAAAAGAGGAAAAGTATGTGGTTAATAAGTATGCTCTGCTTATTGGCACCGAAACATTCAATGATCCGGCAATTAGTAATTTAGGGGGAGTCCTAAAGGATGTTGAAAAATTCAGCACAATACTCAGAGATTCAGAATTAAGCAGTTTTGAGGTGACCTCTTTGACCAACCCATTACTGATTGATGCCAGGCGTGCAATCTCTGATGTTTGTATAAAGGCAATGAAAGATGATATCGTTTTCTTCTATTATTCCGGGAAGGGGGTATTGGGCGCGGATAAATCATTTTATCTACTGTTTACTGATTCCGAGTATAAGTTTCAGGATGCCACCTGTATGGAATCAGAATTTGTCCTTTCCCAGTTCAGGAAATCCGAATGCGAAACTTTCATCATCGTTATCGATACTTGCCATAGCGGGGCTTTCTTCAATAATAACAGAGGGTTACCCAAAAGCCTTGTGGCGCTCACGGCGGGTGACGAAAATCAGATGGCGATGGAAACTGAGGAAGGTGGGGTATTCACTAATACTATAATAAAAGGCTTGAAAAGTGACTACATCGATGCAAATAGGGATGGCAAAATAACCTTCTCCGAGCTTTTTGATTATATAACCCAACAGCAGAGTAAAAGTACGGAATCATCGTACGAGGGTTCGCCAAAAAAATGGGAGTGGAATGTCGATAAAGACCTTGTCCTTTTTGACTCACCACGATCAGTATTCATCAGCTACCAGCGACAGCAAAGCGATTTGGTTGAGAAAATATCTCAATCACTTATTAAAAGTGGTATTAGTACGTTTGTTGACACAAAAAAAATTAGGACAGGTGATATCTGGAAAGAATTATTGGAGAGAAGCATAAAAAATGCGAGGGCATTTATAATAGTCTTGGATAAGGAAATTTTGAATTCTGAAGTAGCCGACTGGGAACTGGAAACGGCGCATAAGCACGGGGTTCCGATTTTGCCCTTAGCAGTAGAAAAGGTCACGATCCCGGCCCTTTTTCAGAAAATGTATGGCCATTACAATCGGATGGATTTTGATATTGACAAGTACGAATACAGTATCACTACGGTCATCGAGCATATAAAGGCTTTGCGAGTGAGGCAGCCGGAAGAGGTAGCAGAAGACAAAATTGCCGACGGGACAAGATAA
- a CDS encoding DUF7379 domain-containing protein has protein sequence MATSRILVPAIESKKENLLSTLGEEHLELKKEFSFQEVKRGEDLKPVPVDLEVGDVLQFEFDDDTVWLCTKGDLGELFDEVALQEKRDLTVDGVENAPVLIPTELVLVDQQRGLKKVLVKFLKIFGRKNVENLPTELDEIIRKLATDFEEKALDKQRGLLGLKRDFTLHKKEVKEDGTYFLFLHGTAASTRQTFAALNPEGKPTDLWNTIFETYGETNVLAFEHESLTKSPLQNVLELVRQLPARATLHLLSQSRGGMVGDILCRFCIENSGGRGFSDKETTYLNRVGRAADVKLIEEIREVMRAKTITIGKFVRVACPANGAILASKRLDVFLNVVFNLIGLALKKEGEVHTAFRNLLAAAVEIKNNPNVLPGLEVQNPDSPFIQVLNNPTPDLEITTPLLVVSGNNKVTFRWSAIVSILTKLFNMGPNDLIVNTRSMFNGAKRGTDRSQYYLDEGPQVIHFNYFANKPTRDAIREAIQSEGVNPVPGFISLTDRDYTATEIRNISLTNPKGRLFPVPVSGKKPIVILLPGIMGSNLTFQDQQVWVNYLSILRGDLTSLEHSDENNRNIMAPSVVEASYKKLTDFLSPDYDVVVFPYDWRLSIPQSGEALNSKVVELLQYKQPIKLIGHSMGGLVIRDFMVNSKYQDTWSKLNAYADFRLLFLGSPLGGSFRIPYILFGEDSIIHTVSTLDLANSKRSLVRIFTRFPGILSLLPLNEARGEKDKENDFALAKTWQRMAEAFGDEEWPLPDATVLAEFSTYRSEVLKSTPDYAKAIYIAGLAGKKDQTISGYRIRKRETFFGPRETLEFLATREGDGSVTWASGIPKAIADERNVYFSEVTHGELANDSVLFGASPIC, from the coding sequence ATGGCTACTTCCCGGATATTAGTTCCTGCAATTGAATCAAAAAAAGAAAATCTCCTCTCCACGCTCGGGGAAGAACACCTGGAGCTAAAAAAAGAATTCAGCTTTCAGGAAGTCAAACGCGGGGAAGACCTTAAACCAGTACCAGTTGATTTGGAGGTAGGGGATGTGCTACAGTTCGAGTTTGACGACGACACGGTCTGGCTCTGCACGAAGGGTGATCTGGGGGAGTTGTTTGATGAAGTGGCACTGCAGGAAAAGCGCGACCTAACGGTCGATGGCGTGGAGAATGCCCCCGTTCTGATTCCGACCGAACTGGTGCTAGTTGATCAGCAGCGCGGCCTGAAAAAGGTCCTGGTGAAATTCCTGAAAATATTCGGGAGGAAAAATGTCGAGAACCTGCCGACCGAACTGGATGAGATCATTCGTAAGCTTGCCACCGATTTTGAAGAAAAAGCCCTCGACAAGCAACGCGGGTTGCTGGGGTTGAAGCGTGACTTCACCCTGCATAAAAAAGAAGTGAAAGAGGACGGCACGTACTTTCTTTTTCTGCACGGCACCGCCGCCTCCACCCGCCAAACTTTTGCGGCGCTTAATCCCGAAGGCAAACCCACCGACCTCTGGAATACGATATTTGAGACTTACGGAGAAACCAATGTCCTCGCCTTCGAACACGAAAGCCTGACCAAGAGTCCGCTCCAAAACGTCCTCGAACTGGTCAGGCAACTTCCCGCCAGGGCCACGCTGCACCTTCTCAGCCAGTCGAGAGGCGGGATGGTCGGCGATATCCTCTGCCGTTTCTGCATCGAGAATTCCGGGGGCCGCGGATTTTCGGACAAAGAAACCACCTACCTCAACCGGGTCGGCAGGGCGGCGGACGTGAAGCTGATCGAAGAAATCAGGGAAGTGATGCGGGCCAAGACCATCACCATCGGAAAGTTCGTGCGGGTGGCCTGCCCGGCCAACGGAGCCATCCTGGCCTCCAAACGGCTGGATGTATTCCTGAACGTGGTGTTCAACCTCATTGGCCTGGCCCTGAAAAAAGAGGGGGAAGTCCATACGGCGTTCAGAAATTTGCTGGCGGCGGCGGTGGAAATCAAGAACAATCCGAACGTGCTGCCCGGATTGGAAGTCCAGAACCCTGACTCCCCCTTTATCCAGGTTCTTAACAATCCGACCCCCGACCTGGAAATCACGACCCCTCTGCTGGTGGTTTCAGGCAACAACAAGGTGACGTTTCGTTGGTCGGCCATTGTCTCCATCCTTACCAAGCTGTTCAATATGGGGCCCAACGACCTGATCGTGAACACCCGGTCGATGTTCAACGGGGCCAAACGAGGCACGGACAGGTCGCAATACTACCTGGACGAAGGGCCGCAGGTGATACATTTCAACTACTTTGCCAACAAACCGACCCGGGACGCGATCCGGGAGGCAATCCAAAGTGAGGGGGTAAATCCGGTTCCGGGCTTCATATCCCTGACAGACCGGGATTACACTGCGACCGAAATACGAAACATCAGCCTCACCAATCCCAAGGGAAGACTGTTCCCGGTACCCGTATCGGGCAAAAAGCCGATCGTGATTCTATTGCCGGGCATTATGGGTAGCAACCTGACCTTTCAGGACCAACAGGTTTGGGTCAATTACCTGAGCATTCTGCGGGGTGACCTCACCTCTTTGGAACACAGCGATGAAAACAACCGCAACATCATGGCTCCTTCGGTGGTGGAAGCATCCTACAAAAAACTAACCGATTTCTTGAGTCCGGACTATGATGTGGTCGTGTTCCCCTACGACTGGCGGCTGAGCATACCGCAAAGTGGCGAGGCTTTGAACAGCAAAGTGGTGGAGCTGCTGCAATACAAGCAACCCATCAAGCTGATCGGCCACTCGATGGGCGGCCTGGTGATCCGGGATTTCATGGTCAACAGCAAATACCAGGACACCTGGTCGAAGCTGAATGCATATGCTGATTTCCGGCTACTTTTTTTGGGTTCTCCGCTGGGCGGCTCGTTCAGGATCCCCTACATCCTGTTTGGCGAGGATTCGATCATCCACACCGTGAGCACGCTTGACCTGGCCAATTCCAAGCGAAGTCTGGTAAGGATCTTTACCCGGTTTCCGGGCATTCTGAGTCTGCTGCCGCTGAATGAGGCCAGGGGCGAGAAAGATAAAGAGAATGACTTCGCCCTGGCCAAAACCTGGCAGCGCATGGCCGAAGCCTTCGGCGATGAGGAGTGGCCGCTTCCTGACGCCACCGTACTGGCCGAGTTCAGCACCTACCGCAGTGAGGTGCTGAAAAGTACCCCCGATTATGCCAAAGCCATCTACATCGCGGGTCTGGCCGGAAAAAAAGACCAGACCATCAGCGGCTACCGCATCAGAAAGCGGGAGACTTTCTTCGGCCCCCGCGAAACACTCGAATTCCTCGCCACCCGGGAGGGAGACGGCAGTGTCACCTGGGCCAGCGGCATCCCGAAAGCAATAGCAGACGAAAGGAATGTGTATTTCTCGGAAGTGACACACGGTGAGCTCGCCAATGATTCAGTCCTGTTTGGGGCATCGCCGATCTGTTGA
- a CDS encoding TRAFs-binding domain-containing protein, with product MKQILMNEPLCFVLMPFGNKTDSSGNTFNFDKIYKILIEPAIEKAGFDSIRADEEMGGGIIHKPMLERLILCEFAIADLTTANANVFYELGLRHAVRPWSTILLYAEGARLPFDVAPLRAYPYKVDSSGRPSNVDGDIDQIVKLLIYAKKESKNHENVKFTDSPLYQLVEDYPNIDHTKTDVFREKVTYSKEKKKQLFDARNLESVSGTEKTQIIKEIENEAGSIEDLEAGVVIDLLLSYRAVKAWREMIRLVLIMPRPLVDTVLVQEQYAFALNRNSQSKDAERVLLALIERRGPSSETLGLLGRVYKDRWQQAAEAGDDILAEGLLDKAVDAYAKGFETDWRDAYPGVNAVTLMSLKKFPDDKLQKILPIVQYSVERRIESGKPDYWDYATLVELAVLNNDEYQAGVYLGKALASIREIWEPETTARNLRLIITGKQKKGVDTGWIEKIETVLLKHSITK from the coding sequence ATGAAGCAGATATTAATGAACGAACCACTATGCTTTGTTTTGATGCCATTCGGTAATAAAACAGACAGTTCAGGCAATACCTTTAATTTTGATAAAATATATAAGATATTGATTGAGCCGGCCATTGAAAAGGCAGGCTTTGATTCTATACGTGCAGATGAAGAAATGGGTGGTGGCATAATTCATAAACCCATGCTCGAACGGTTGATTCTATGTGAATTTGCTATCGCTGATTTAACAACTGCCAATGCAAATGTTTTTTATGAACTTGGGTTGCGGCATGCTGTACGTCCTTGGAGTACGATACTCTTATATGCCGAAGGGGCACGGTTACCCTTTGACGTAGCCCCTTTAAGAGCCTATCCATACAAAGTCGATTCCAGTGGACGGCCGTCAAACGTTGATGGAGATATAGACCAAATTGTAAAATTGCTTATATATGCAAAAAAAGAATCGAAGAATCATGAGAATGTGAAATTTACTGATAGCCCCTTATATCAATTGGTGGAAGACTATCCCAATATAGACCATACGAAGACCGACGTATTTAGGGAGAAGGTAACCTATTCAAAAGAAAAGAAAAAGCAATTGTTTGATGCCCGTAATTTGGAATCTGTCAGTGGAACTGAAAAAACGCAGATAATAAAAGAAATAGAAAATGAAGCAGGTAGCATTGAGGATTTAGAAGCGGGTGTTGTAATTGATCTATTGCTATCGTACAGGGCAGTAAAAGCTTGGCGTGAAATGATACGCCTGGTATTAATTATGCCAAGACCCTTGGTCGACACGGTATTAGTGCAAGAGCAGTATGCTTTTGCATTGAATAGAAATAGTCAGAGTAAAGATGCTGAAAGAGTTTTACTGGCACTAATTGAACGACGCGGTCCAAGCAGTGAAACACTTGGCCTTCTGGGAAGAGTTTATAAAGATAGATGGCAGCAAGCAGCAGAAGCAGGAGATGATATACTCGCGGAAGGATTACTGGACAAAGCTGTCGATGCCTATGCCAAGGGTTTTGAAACAGATTGGCGAGATGCGTATCCTGGTGTAAATGCTGTTACTTTAATGAGTTTAAAGAAATTTCCAGATGATAAGTTGCAAAAGATACTACCCATTGTACAGTATTCAGTGGAAAGACGTATCGAAAGTGGTAAGCCAGATTATTGGGACTATGCTACTTTGGTTGAACTCGCAGTTTTAAATAATGATGAGTACCAAGCTGGGGTTTATTTAGGTAAAGCATTAGCATCGATTAGAGAAATCTGGGAGCCGGAAACGACAGCTCGGAACTTGAGATTAATTATAACTGGTAAGCAAAAAAAGGGTGTTGATACCGGTTGGATTGAAAAAATAGAAACAGTTCTTCTCAAACATTCAATTACTAAATAG